A segment of the Vibrio aquimaris genome:
GAGTTTGATGATCTGGTGTTGAAAACACAATATCAAAGCAAAAATCGTCCACAGGTACCGGATATGTCCATCTCGATGACTTGACTATCGGCGTCATAATCAAGTTAGAAGCAGGGGTAGATTTTGGCGATAAGTTTCTTAGAAGCTCTTCAGTATCAATATACTTTGAGGTTAAACCTGCTCGTAATACATTGTCTGAGTTGGCCATGATTTCAAGGGCGGTACCTGACAAATAAGCATGAGGCGTTTCCGCATTAAGAAACATCGCTTCCCCAGGGGCTAACTCGACAATATTCAATATGAAGGGGGCAAACAAGCCGACGTCATCTTGATAGTGTGCCATTAGCATTTTTGCTGTGTGAGAGGCTTCTCTGGCTTGACGGCTTTTCGGCGTCTTTCCAATCGCTGATTTCAATGCAAAAAGAGCATCAGCTTTGTCATGACCAGACAGTCGCATGATTTGGGTGAAAAATGCGCTTAAGCCGTTTTCGTTGGGCTGCGTGACCAACACGTTTAGCGGCTCGCTCAATACATCAATATTCAGCTCACGAAACAGCGCGATGATGTCATCAACAGGTCTAAAGCCATTGAGCGTGAGAAAGAAGGTAAGTGCATAAACAAGTTCAGGCTTATGGTTGGGATCTTTGTAGTTTCGGTTGTCAGCATCAATGGGAATACCCAGATCGTTCTCACGTTGAAAACCATCTTCCGCTTTTTGTTTACTCGGATGAACTTGAATAGATAGGGGCGAGTCAGCGGCAATCACTTTTAGCAAATACGGTAGTTCACCGTAACGCATAGCGGTGTAGGTACCCAGCATATTCTTGGTGTTTTTTGCCAATAGTTCGTCAAGCGCAATACCTTTATCCAAAGTACGAGAGCAGCCACGCGGATGAGCGCCCATCCACATTTCGGCTTGCGGTGTATGGTGAGGATTGTCGACATTAAACATCTCATGTAAAGAAGTTAGACTTCCCCAAGGATAGGTGTGAATGACGTTATTGAGTTTATGTATCGACATACTAATTCTCTCTTTACTTGCGGTTCAGTGTTTTGAAACAAACGCTGACAACGGGTCACATTACTCTACGTCTAGGAGCCACTTTTGTGCTGGAGTGAGTCGACTAGCGGTATGCTCTGTTAGCCACTTTTGTTGGTCTTGCTGTGGCTCGTCATTGCGGTCAATGTATAAACCATGCAACACTCGGCGACGGGTTCCGGCATAGTTGATAGTCCCGCCATGCCACGTGTGAGCATTAAAAATCATCACACTTCCTGCTGGACACTCTAAGTAGATTTCATCTGGATGCTCTCCTTCGATATCATCCAAAATGTCTTCGGGTAATTCTTTGCGTAAATGCGTACCAGGGATAATGCGAGGCGCGCCGTTTTCACGCGTCAAGTCGTCAACAGCCCAGATTGAGTTGACCAGATGGACTTTTGGGTAGTCTGGGCGTGGCTTTTTCCAGTCAGCATGCAGCGGCTGGTGGCCACAGTCTGGATGAGCTTCACGAGCGTTCAGGCTGGAGATTTTGAACGCACCACCGAAAATATGCTTACATGCAGAAAGTGCTAGCGGGTGTGCCCAGACTTTTTCCCATACCGTGCCCTTGTTGATAAGGTTGGCGATCCTTGTCACCCCCTCTTCTTGGTGGTGTTCGATGGCAAGGTTATCACCTTCACGTTCCTCTAACATATCGATGGTTCTGCGCATTTCTTCAAGCCAATCGCTATCAACGACATTGTGAATAATAGTGAATCCCAAAGTATCGAGTTCATGAGTCATTTTTTCAGAGAGTTCTAGGTCGGCACCTAGAGCGCTTAAATGCTGTTGAGCAGTCTGTGTCATAGTGGGCACCTTGTTGTGGTTTTGTTCTGTTGGTGATACTCAAATTAATCGAGTATGCGAAGTTTATAAGTAGGGTAATCGTTCGAAATGCTGGATTTTTGTTAGCTGTTTAAGAAAGTGTGATGTATGGCATGTTCTATTTTATTGGGCTCTTTTATCTTGCTTAAGAACATATATAGCAATACATTGTGGTATGTTATGTTGGCTATTTATTGAATGGAAAGGTTCTCTGTACTATCGATTATGCTAGACAAAAAATATTTACTTGAAGCACTCAATCACTATGCAAAGCACTCGGAAAATATTAGTGATGTTTACTTTGCGGGAAACCTACCTAAACCACCTCAGCTAGCCTATCAGGTGCATTTTCCGCGCGTGGAAATGGTACTGATCGGTGAGCTGGATATGGAGGTGGGCAATAGCCTTGGGATCGATACTCAATACACGTTAAAACAAGGTGGAGTGTTATATTTGCCCGCAGAGAGTTGGAATAAGCCTGTGTGGAATAAGCCCGTCGTTACCTTGACGGTAATGGCCGGCAAACAAAGCTTTGGTATGAGTTTACTTAGCTGGGATGGACAACAGTTTGATTCTGCTATTAAAGAAAGTGTCTTGCGTCGTGGTCCGCGAATCGGAGCTTTTATTCTAAATGCCATTGAAGAGCTGATTAAGCAGCCAGAAAGCCAAGACACCAAACGTTTATTGGTAAGTGCTTTGCTTAGCCATATCCTTGATCTGCTTGAAAGACCGGTTGAGACTCTATCCAAAAGTCACGCTTTGTTTGAAGCAGTGAGAGAGCATTTGGAACAACACTATCATGAGCCGCTTACACGTGAATCTGTGGCACAGCATTTTTATGTCTCTCCTAATTATTTATCTCAGCTTTTTCAAAAAGAAGGCCAGCTTAAATTTAATGAATATTTAAACCATGTTCGCCTTGAGAGAGCCAAATATCTGCTTATTGAATACGATATGAAAGTGAAAGAGGTGGCTCATCGCTGTGGATTTAAGGACAGCAATTACTTTTGTCGAGTGTTTAAAAATCAAACTGCGCGTTCTCCATCTGAGTACCGTGCGCAGTATTTAAGCTCGAATATTAGGCCTATGGACTAGAGGATAAGCTCTGCATTAGGGGGCGCATTGCGTATTTTTTCAATCGCGTGCAACACCTGATCGCTGTTGCGCAAAAAATGGGCAATAGAGCAGCGAACTATCCGCGTATGGTTAAACCGTTCAACACCCTCAATATTGATGTCGGCAATAATAACCGCAACATCTGCGGCATCGATGACACTCTCGTCGAGATAATTCTCACTCCCTAGCGCGCCCTGTGTTTCCACAGATATGTTATAGCCAGCTTTTTTACACGTTTTTTCAAGTACTTCGGCAGCCATATAAGTATGTGCTACGCCACTAATACACGCAGTAACGCCTACTATTTTCATTCTGGCGATCCTTTGTTTCCGTCATAGAGTAACGCCCAAACCTCACGGCAATACTGGGCTTATTGCTGGTTAATTATTGGTCATTGTATCATTATTTGATGTTAAAAATTTATCACCGATCACACTAAAGTGCATCTAGCACGTTGGTATTGTCTCCGTATATTTTTTCCCAATCGGCTCTAAATCCAGCCACACCAGAATCGGTCAATGGATGACTAAGTAGAAGATCGAACACATCTGGTGAAATAGTGACAGAGTGTGCGCCAGCAAGAGCGAGCTGGTGTATTTGCTGAACATTCTTGAATGAGGCTCCGAGTACTTTTGCATTGAGATGGTAGTGTTTGATTAATAAACTAATCTCCGCAGCTAGGTTGATTCCATCACTACAAATGTTGTCGAGCCGATTGACATAAGGTGCTAAAAATTCTGCACCGGCAACTGCCGCCATGAGCGCTTGCTGTGGAGTAAGAATAGCGGTAGCTGTGATACGAATGTCTTTTGCGGCAATCAGTTTTATTGCTTTAATACCTTGCTGTGTCACAGGTACCTTGATGATGAGCTCTGGATCAAGTGCTCTCATTGCGATCGCTTCTAGTAACATTGTTTGCGCATCGCTACCCATAACTTGTGCATGCAGCATGCGCTCTCTGCCGATACATTCTCTGATACCCAGCAAAATCTCTTTAAGCGGTCGATTTTCTTGTGCGATGATGGAGGGATTCGTCGTTACACCCGCTAAAGGGTATAGATCAACGGCTCTGCAAATTGCCTCAATATTGGCGGTATCTAACATGTAGATCATATCGAATCTCCTAATAAAAAAGGATGTTTTCCCTTAAAATGCTTACGTAAAATGAAATTCTTTCAAACACTGACTGATCGCCGTTTTACTTTCGGTAAAGTTCACACCAAGCTCACCAAGTTTGCTTGTATCTAAGCGAACATCACGTATTTTTGGGGCATCATATCGCTCCAAGACTTCAGCCAAACGGTGTTGCTGGCCAAGCTCAGTTAAGATGTGCTCAGCTATCTGATATCTGCTCAGCGAGTTGTGTGCGCCAGTGTGGTAAGTTCCATATGGAATGGTGAAAATTTTTGGAAATTGTTCAATCAGTTCGTGGACATAGGTGAGGCCGCGAAATTCATTGCTGCGCTCTTTCATTACCGAACCCTTGATCAATGCTTGAAGGGCATTCCAAATTACATTGGGGTTGATGCTTGTATTGCGTTCCGGTAATCCAAATAGCCAAGTGAAACGAAGAATCCACATATCATCTAGGATTGAACGCAGTGTATTTTCTGCCTCGAGCTTGTTTTGCCCGTAAATCGTATCTGGAATGGGATGATCTGTTTCTTTGTAAGGGCCAGCTTCGGGATTACCGTTAAACACTTGTTCGCTTGAAATAAAAACAAGTTTAGCTTGGTGGGTTTTACATGCTTTGGCAACGTTGATAGCTCCCTGAACATTGACTTGGTAAGCAACGTCAGGGTGTTGGTTACAGAAATCGGTAATGGCGATTGCTGCGGCATGAATGACATAGTCCGGTTCAAAGTCATCAAAGGTTTTGATGACTTTGCTATTGTCGGTGATATCAAGCTGTTTAGAGTCTAAACCAAGGATCTCAAACTCACCTTGATAGCGGTTGATAAAACGCGTGCCGAAGAAGCCTTTCGCTCCCGTAATCAGTATTTTCGCTGTCACAATTATCCTCCTATGATGACATGGTAACCATGGGCTGCGATGTGCTGACGTATGTTCTCTACCACCAGGTTGCTGGGAGCAGGCACGTCTTGTAGCTGATACTCGATGCCCAAGGTTTGGTATTTGGCTGCGCCATATTGGTGAAAGGGCAATAAGTGAATGTCGGTCAATTTAAATGGGCGTAGATAGTCGAGTATCTTGTCGATATTTATCAGATCCATTGTGTAGCCAGGGATAAGAGGGAGGCGAGGGACAAGATGGATCTTATGCTCAGCAAGCTGTTTAAAGTTGTCCAATGCGTGCTCTAAATGAATACCTATAATGGTTTTGGCTTTGTCTGGGTCCATAATTTTGAAGTCAAACAAAACTTGGTCGCATAGCTTGGCTATCTTGATCAAATGTTTCGCATTGCCATGGCCCGAGGTTTCGATGGCTGTTTGATAGCCTAATGTCTTGAGCTTTTCGAGCAACGCAATGGCAAATTTTGCTTGAGAAAGCACTTCGCCACCGGACAAGGTGATACCACCATGTGACGTCGTAAAGAAAATATCATCTTTGGTGACCTCTGCGATCACGTCATCGACGGTCATATCTGTGCCGACTTGTTGCCATGCACCACTTGGGCACTCATCCACATCCATTGCGCAGGTTTTGCATTGAATACACTTGGCTTTATTACGTTGGAAAGTTGTTCTGTGTGATCGCGACTCTGGGTTGGCGCACCAAGGACAGCGCAACGGGCAGCCCTTAAAGAACACCACAGTACGAATTCCAGAACCATCATGCAGAGAATAGCGCTGGATGTTAAAGATTCGCCCAGTAACCGGATGGGGCTCAATTTTGCTGATCATGTTACAGTTCATGAGTGGTGCGGCGAATGATGTCATCTTGAATCTCTTTTGACAGCTCGACGAAAAAAGCGCTATAGCCAGCCACACGTACCACGAGACCCGCGTAATTCTGTGGATTGTTTTGAGCCGCTTTAAGGGTCTCTGCATTCAGTACATTAAATTGAATATGTTGAAGTTTGAGCTTCATAAAAGCACGGATGAAATCAGACAGCTTATTCAGTCCTTGCTGACCTGCTAAAGTGGCGGGTGAAAACTTCACATTGAGCAAGCTGCCATTTGACAGCAAATAATTATCCAGTTTGCTGACAGATTTAAGAACCGCCGTTGGGCCGATTTGATCTTTACCAAGCATGGGTGATAAGCCGCCATCGGCGAGCTGCTCTCCAGATAAGCGGCCATCAGCGGTTGCGCCGACCACTTCACCCAGTGGAACATGGGCTGATACTGTGTAACAACCAGGTGTGAATTTTCCGCCGCGAGGGTTATTATATTTCTCCACTTCGAGGCAGAACATACGCAGTAGCTCTGAACCTAAATTGTCAACCTCATCGATATCATTGCCATACTTGTCATATTTGTTCATAAGACGAGTTCGAATTTGCTTGCCGTCTGGCCCATCGAAGTTCGCATTGAGAATATCGACAAACTCTTTGAAGCTTGAACGCTTTTCTTCAAACACATAACGCTTTAGAGCGTGCAAAGAATCGGAGAGATTGGCAATACCTATCCCTTGCACTCCTGAAAAATTATAGCGTGCCCCGCCATATGTAATGTCTTGACCTGCTTTGACGCAGTCACTAATAAACGAAGAAAGCAGAGGAACAGGTGCCCAGTCGCGGTGGCCAATATCACAGATATTGGAGCCTTCGACCATGAGTTTTACGTAGTGCTTAATCGCAACCCGAATCTCTTTTAACAAAAACTCAAAGCTTATCTCAGGGCTATCCACATTGCGTTGTAATACCAGTTCCATCACCTTAAGTAAGTTGAACATGGCAATATCATGCAGGCCGTATGTTTTTCCGGGAATAGAAAGCTCAACACATCCCACGACTGAATAGTCTCGTGAGTCTTCAAGGGATACACCGCGATTTAAAAAGGCAGGGACCACCACTTCATCATTAAATATTTGGGGGATGCCAGTACCTAAACGAATGGTTTGCGCTGTTTTTAGTAGGAAGTGACGGTCGATGAATTCATTCACACGTACACCCAAGTTAGGTTGAGGCAGTTGAACGCTCTGATAAGCCTCTAAACACAAATTTGATAACGCATTTACCGCACTTTTACCTGTGTGGGTTAGACCACCAAGCAAAATGGTGTAACCGGTTGGAAATCCGGCAAAAAATTTGGCGCTACTGGATGAGCGAAGCAATACGATGTCGTTGGTTTTTATCCATAAGCTTTCCAGCAGTTCTTGTATAAATGCTTGGGATTCTCCGATCTCAATAGACCGTTGGTAGAAAGGCAACATGTATTGATCAAATCGCCCAAGAGACAAGGAGCTTGCGTTTGACTCATATTGTAAAAGGATATTCATGTACCAAAATAGCTGACATGCTTCGTAGAAGGAGTCTGGCTTTTGAGTGGCTATTTTATTTGAGATTAAGGCGATGGTTTCGAGCTCTTGGCGACGCACCGAATCTTGGCACTCATTAGCCATTGTGGTTGCCAGCGCCCCGTAGCGATATATATGGCGAATCGACGCTTGCAACACAATCACAACCGCAGCATAAAATACGTTGTCGTGATGAGTCATTGCAAGGCGTTGCATTTCATCGAGTAGATAACCAAGGCCATGTTTGAGCAGACGCTCAAAGTCTATGATGATATGTCCTTGGCCTTTGTCTGTTTGGTTAACACTAAAAATCTTTTGCCCGATGGCATCTTTTACATCGGCTGGAATTTGCGCATTGATAAAATCTTTCATCGAATGCCCTGACCAGTAGTTTAATAACCTATCTCGATAGACTTGCTTGTCTTGTTCTGAGATGAAAAATTTGTCTTGAGGACGAGATATAAAGGTGTCGAGCTCTTTTGCAATCCAATAAGGGTCCATTTCAGGAGAAGCGATGCCAGCTCGTGCTTTGACGGTGCGATTACCCGCAATCAACTCGTTATCACGAATGGAGATTTCGACGTTATCAAGAATATGGGCGGTGGCGTTGGCACGGCGGATCAGTGTGTGCTGACCTTGAGTGGCTTGATAACTTTCGGTGTAAAGCAAAGCGCGTTCAAGAGATATTTCACGTTGTGATTCAAACAGTGCGGATTTGAGTTGCTCTATTCTTGGAGTGCTCATCTATGTGGCTCCTTGCAATACAATGCCAAAATGGTCTGACACTTTTGGCTGGTTAACCGTGACAATAACGTTATCGAGTGCGATCGCTCAGCCTATTTGCCCTTGGTCTCTTCATTAGGTCTTTCCCTCACCCCTCGCAAAGGGAGGGGGAAAGGGCAGACGATGATTTAATGCTTTGCTAAGCGGTTACTTTTGCTAAATGAGCGTCAATTTTATCCATGACGGCTGCGGAGCGTTTTACTGCGTCACTGACCCCAATACGAACAATGGTTTTACCCTCGAAACGCTCACTGTTTTTGATGTCAATATCTTTAGTTAGGATAACAATATCTGCGGATTTAATAGCACTCTCAGTCAGCTCGTTTTCAATACCAATGGAGCCTTGAGTCTCGACGGTACAATCCCAGCCCTTTGCTTTGGCTGCGGATTCGATGGCTTCTGCAGCCATATAAGTGTGTGCAACGCCTGAAGGACATGCGGTTACTGCTACGATACTCGTCATAATCTTGTTCCTTTTGTTTCTATTCGTGTTGCGATAGGGTGAATGGCACTGAGGCCTTTGTTATTGGATTTGGTCAACCGATTTCGATGTCGACATCGATATCATCAGAGTCTTCTTTAGCCTCTTCTGCTACGGGGCGACGAGCTTTAAGGAAGTTCACCAGCAAAGCGGTAACGAGTGAACCGACCGCCAGCGCGACGATAAAACTAATGCGACCATCGACAACGGGTAAAACGATTAGACCACCCCAAGCCGCGTAGCTCTGAACACCGAGCAGTGCCGCGGTTACGGCCCCAGCCGCGGTGCCAATCATAATGGACGGAATGACGCGCAGTGGGTCGCCGGCTGCGAAAGGAATCGCGCCTTCACTGATGCCCATAGTGCCCATCAAAATAGACGCACGGCCCGCTTCTTGTTCGTTCGAGTCATAGAGCTTTTTATTTAGGAAAGTAGCCAGTCCCATACCGATGGGTGGTACCGCGACGGCAACGGACGAAATACCTGCGACATTGTAGATCCCTTCACCGACACATAAGATCACGAATGCGTAAGCGACTTTGTTTACCGGGCCACCCATATCAAAGGCCAGCATACCGCCCATAATAACCGCCAAAACAACGATGCTTTGATCTTGCATGCTTTTTAGAAAGTCAGTCAGTGCGGCAGTCGCGCTGCCTATCGGCTCGCCTATACCCCAAACAATGGCACTGGCGGTAATGAAAGTACCAATAATGGGAATGACAAAAATGGGCATAATAGAGCGCGCAAAGGTCGGGACTTTTATCTTCTTCAGGTAGAAGACGACGATACCACCGAGAAGACCGGCGAATATCGCACCAAAGAAGCCGGTGTTGTACATATTAGCGCCAATAAAAGCGGCGATGGCAGAAGGCGCAAGCGCAGAACGGTCAGCGATGGAGTAGCCTATATAGGCCGCTAAGATTGGTACCATAAGTTGAAAACCGGCCACCCCAATAGAAAAGAGATCATGTAGCCAGGTTCCCTCTTTTGGTACTGCGCCTTCACCATACAGCATGACGGAAGCCGCGAGTAAAATGCCGCCGGCAACAACGAATGGGATCATATGAGATACGCCAGTCATCAGATGTCGTCTGGTGTCTTTTAAGATAGTGATTAAATCGTTCATAGACCTATCCTTGTGGCCAAGTTATTTTTATTAAATCTGTTTCACGTTAGTTTAGCTATTTAGCTTTGAACCTAATATTGTGAGTATTTATGCTGCTTAGTTAGAGGATTTTTATGCTATTTACTGGATATTTGTTAGGACTTAGGCAAAATTTGATCTCTATCTATATTCTTGTCCAGCTCAAGTTTTGTGAGATAAATAATAAAAAATTAATATTAATCAGTCGTATGCGGATTTTTTCTACT
Coding sequences within it:
- a CDS encoding formate C-acetyltransferase, translated to MSTPRIEQLKSALFESQREISLERALLYTESYQATQGQHTLIRRANATAHILDNVEISIRDNELIAGNRTVKARAGIASPEMDPYWIAKELDTFISRPQDKFFISEQDKQVYRDRLLNYWSGHSMKDFINAQIPADVKDAIGQKIFSVNQTDKGQGHIIIDFERLLKHGLGYLLDEMQRLAMTHHDNVFYAAVVIVLQASIRHIYRYGALATTMANECQDSVRRQELETIALISNKIATQKPDSFYEACQLFWYMNILLQYESNASSLSLGRFDQYMLPFYQRSIEIGESQAFIQELLESLWIKTNDIVLLRSSSSAKFFAGFPTGYTILLGGLTHTGKSAVNALSNLCLEAYQSVQLPQPNLGVRVNEFIDRHFLLKTAQTIRLGTGIPQIFNDEVVVPAFLNRGVSLEDSRDYSVVGCVELSIPGKTYGLHDIAMFNLLKVMELVLQRNVDSPEISFEFLLKEIRVAIKHYVKLMVEGSNICDIGHRDWAPVPLLSSFISDCVKAGQDITYGGARYNFSGVQGIGIANLSDSLHALKRYVFEEKRSSFKEFVDILNANFDGPDGKQIRTRLMNKYDKYGNDIDEVDNLGSELLRMFCLEVEKYNNPRGGKFTPGCYTVSAHVPLGEVVGATADGRLSGEQLADGGLSPMLGKDQIGPTAVLKSVSKLDNYLLSNGSLLNVKFSPATLAGQQGLNKLSDFIRAFMKLKLQHIQFNVLNAETLKAAQNNPQNYAGLVVRVAGYSAFFVELSKEIQDDIIRRTTHEL
- the manA gene encoding mannose-6-phosphate isomerase, class I, producing MSIHKLNNVIHTYPWGSLTSLHEMFNVDNPHHTPQAEMWMGAHPRGCSRTLDKGIALDELLAKNTKNMLGTYTAMRYGELPYLLKVIAADSPLSIQVHPSKQKAEDGFQRENDLGIPIDADNRNYKDPNHKPELVYALTFFLTLNGFRPVDDIIALFRELNIDVLSEPLNVLVTQPNENGLSAFFTQIMRLSGHDKADALFALKSAIGKTPKSRQAREASHTAKMLMAHYQDDVGLFAPFILNIVELAPGEAMFLNAETPHAYLSGTALEIMANSDNVLRAGLTSKYIDTEELLRNLSPKSTPASNLIMTPIVKSSRWTYPVPVDDFCFDIVFSTPDHQTLYVRSAEVLFCIEGKIRIEAPHHYVVLSKGESVLITCDSQAYQVSGTGTLARAYN
- a CDS encoding transaldolase family protein, which gives rise to MIYMLDTANIEAICRAVDLYPLAGVTTNPSIIAQENRPLKEILLGIRECIGRERMLHAQVMGSDAQTMLLEAIAMRALDPELIIKVPVTQQGIKAIKLIAAKDIRITATAILTPQQALMAAVAGAEFLAPYVNRLDNICSDGINLAAEISLLIKHYHLNAKVLGASFKNVQQIHQLALAGAHSVTISPDVFDLLLSHPLTDSGVAGFRADWEKIYGDNTNVLDAL
- a CDS encoding PTS fructose transporter subunit IIB, translating into MKIVGVTACISGVAHTYMAAEVLEKTCKKAGYNISVETQGALGSENYLDESVIDAADVAVIIADINIEGVERFNHTRIVRCSIAHFLRNSDQVLHAIEKIRNAPPNAELIL
- a CDS encoding PTS fructose-like transporter subunit IIB, with the protein product MTSIVAVTACPSGVAHTYMAAEAIESAAKAKGWDCTVETQGSIGIENELTESAIKSADIVILTKDIDIKNSERFEGKTIVRIGVSDAVKRSAAVMDKIDAHLAKVTA
- a CDS encoding [formate-C-acetyltransferase]-activating enzyme, producing the protein MTSFAAPLMNCNMISKIEPHPVTGRIFNIQRYSLHDGSGIRTVVFFKGCPLRCPWCANPESRSHRTTFQRNKAKCIQCKTCAMDVDECPSGAWQQVGTDMTVDDVIAEVTKDDIFFTTSHGGITLSGGEVLSQAKFAIALLEKLKTLGYQTAIETSGHGNAKHLIKIAKLCDQVLFDFKIMDPDKAKTIIGIHLEHALDNFKQLAEHKIHLVPRLPLIPGYTMDLINIDKILDYLRPFKLTDIHLLPFHQYGAAKYQTLGIEYQLQDVPAPSNLVVENIRQHIAAHGYHVIIGG
- a CDS encoding SDR family oxidoreductase, encoding MTAKILITGAKGFFGTRFINRYQGEFEILGLDSKQLDITDNSKVIKTFDDFEPDYVIHAAAIAITDFCNQHPDVAYQVNVQGAINVAKACKTHQAKLVFISSEQVFNGNPEAGPYKETDHPIPDTIYGQNKLEAENTLRSILDDMWILRFTWLFGLPERNTSINPNVIWNALQALIKGSVMKERSNEFRGLTYVHELIEQFPKIFTIPYGTYHTGAHNSLSRYQIAEHILTELGQQHRLAEVLERYDAPKIRDVRLDTSKLGELGVNFTESKTAISQCLKEFHFT
- a CDS encoding PTS fructose transporter subunit EIIC, producing the protein MNDLITILKDTRRHLMTGVSHMIPFVVAGGILLAASVMLYGEGAVPKEGTWLHDLFSIGVAGFQLMVPILAAYIGYSIADRSALAPSAIAAFIGANMYNTGFFGAIFAGLLGGIVVFYLKKIKVPTFARSIMPIFVIPIIGTFITASAIVWGIGEPIGSATAALTDFLKSMQDQSIVVLAVIMGGMLAFDMGGPVNKVAYAFVILCVGEGIYNVAGISSVAVAVPPIGMGLATFLNKKLYDSNEQEAGRASILMGTMGISEGAIPFAAGDPLRVIPSIMIGTAAGAVTAALLGVQSYAAWGGLIVLPVVDGRISFIVALAVGSLVTALLVNFLKARRPVAEEAKEDSDDIDVDIEIG
- a CDS encoding helix-turn-helix domain-containing protein → MERFSVLSIMLDKKYLLEALNHYAKHSENISDVYFAGNLPKPPQLAYQVHFPRVEMVLIGELDMEVGNSLGIDTQYTLKQGGVLYLPAESWNKPVWNKPVVTLTVMAGKQSFGMSLLSWDGQQFDSAIKESVLRRGPRIGAFILNAIEELIKQPESQDTKRLLVSALLSHILDLLERPVETLSKSHALFEAVREHLEQHYHEPLTRESVAQHFYVSPNYLSQLFQKEGQLKFNEYLNHVRLERAKYLLIEYDMKVKEVAHRCGFKDSNYFCRVFKNQTARSPSEYRAQYLSSNIRPMD
- a CDS encoding phytanoyl-CoA dioxygenase family protein gives rise to the protein MTQTAQQHLSALGADLELSEKMTHELDTLGFTIIHNVVDSDWLEEMRRTIDMLEEREGDNLAIEHHQEEGVTRIANLINKGTVWEKVWAHPLALSACKHIFGGAFKISSLNAREAHPDCGHQPLHADWKKPRPDYPKVHLVNSIWAVDDLTRENGAPRIIPGTHLRKELPEDILDDIEGEHPDEIYLECPAGSVMIFNAHTWHGGTINYAGTRRRVLHGLYIDRNDEPQQDQQKWLTEHTASRLTPAQKWLLDVE